The DNA window GGTCTGGTCCGAAACCACGCCGTTCGATTTTTCCGGAAAGTATTTCGATCTGAAACACGTCGGCGGCAAGCCGAAACCGTGGGGCGACTCGCGGCCCTTGTTGATGAGCGCCGGGTCGTCTCCCGAAGGCCGCGCCTTCGCCGCGCGCCACGCCGATTGTCTGTTCATGGTGATTGGTGACGACTCAAAGCTTGCTGCCGAGATCGCCACCCTGCGGGCGGGTACGTCCGGCATCGGCGTGTTCGCCAGCGGCCACCTCATGTGCCGGGCAACGCCGAAAGAAACCAAGGAGTATTACCATTACGTGGTTCACGAGAACGGCGATTGGGAGGCGGCGGAAGCGGTGATCCGAAAACGCATCGCCGGCGACGGGCGCTCGCTGCCGCAGGAGCGCCTGCGCGCCATGATGGAACGCTTCATCAGCGGTGGCGGCACCTTTCCGGTCATCGGCAGCTATGACGAAGTGGCGGCGACGTTCAAACGTCTCGCCGATGCCGGCCTTAACGGCATGGCGATCGCCACCGTGAACTATGTGCAGGAAATGCCGATCATTCGTGACGAAGTCCTGCCGCGGCTCGAACGGCTGGGCCTGCGCCAGCCATTGCGCTAGCGATATGACATCAATGCCGCCTACGACCCGCACGACGCGCATGCAGAACGCGAACCGCTTCAAGCTGGGGCTGTTCGGCATGAACTGCTCTGGCTCGTTCGCGACCACCGCCCCGGAGCGCTGGCAGGCAGGCTGGGAGGAAAATCTCGAGGCGGCCCGGCTCGCCGACGAAGCCGGTCTGGAGTTTCTGCTGCCGATCGCGCGCTGGCTCGGCTATGGCGGTCAGACCGACCGCCAGGGCACTACCTTTGAGACCTTGTCGTGGGCGTCGGCACTCCTTGCCGCCACCGATGAGATCGTCGCTTTCGCGACCATCCACGTGCCGCTGGTGCATCCGGTGTTCGCCGCCAAGTCGATTGTGACCGCCGATCATGTTGGCAGTGGGCGCTTCGGCATCAATATCGTTTCGGGCTGGAACG is part of the Pirellulales bacterium genome and encodes:
- a CDS encoding LLM class flavin-dependent oxidoreductase, giving the protein VWSETTPFDFSGKYFDLKHVGGKPKPWGDSRPLLMSAGSSPEGRAFAARHADCLFMVIGDDSKLAAEIATLRAGTSGIGVFASGHLMCRATPKETKEYYHYVVHENGDWEAAEAVIRKRIAGDGRSLPQERLRAMMERFISGGGTFPVIGSYDEVAATFKRLADAGLNGMAIATVNYVQEMPIIRDEVLPRLERLGLRQPLR